A stretch of the Porifericola rhodea genome encodes the following:
- a CDS encoding inositol oxygenase family protein, which translates to MKNLKDQLDIEDLWEEDLRARYPEDGKKAKEEFRNYDNPGRDTVKEFYRQNHLHQTYDFVMQKEAEYKKLDKRKMTLWEAVEFLNTLVDDSDPDIDLDQTQHLLQTSEAIRADGQPDWLVLTGFLHDLGKILCLFGEPQWAVVGDTFPVGCQYSDKIVYPEFFKDNPDYLDQRFNTKYGIYEPNCGLDNVHMSWGHDEYLYAAMKNYLPEPALYIIRYHSFYAQHKEEAYSHLMNEHDHEMFKWVKTFNPYDLYTKSPKAPNVAELRPYYEDLASKYLPDVIAF; encoded by the coding sequence ATGAAAAATCTGAAAGATCAACTGGATATTGAAGATCTGTGGGAAGAAGACCTTAGAGCACGCTACCCTGAAGATGGTAAAAAAGCGAAAGAAGAGTTTAGAAACTATGATAATCCGGGAAGGGATACGGTAAAGGAGTTTTATCGCCAAAACCACCTCCACCAGACTTATGATTTTGTGATGCAAAAAGAGGCAGAATACAAGAAGCTGGATAAGAGAAAAATGACGCTTTGGGAGGCTGTAGAGTTCCTGAATACGCTGGTAGACGACTCTGACCCGGATATTGACCTGGATCAAACGCAGCATCTGCTACAAACCTCAGAAGCTATACGCGCCGATGGTCAACCTGACTGGCTGGTTTTAACAGGGTTCCTTCATGATTTAGGGAAGATACTATGCCTCTTTGGAGAGCCACAGTGGGCTGTTGTTGGCGACACCTTTCCGGTAGGCTGCCAGTATTCCGATAAAATTGTTTACCCTGAGTTTTTCAAAGATAATCCTGATTATCTGGATCAGCGCTTTAATACCAAGTACGGTATTTATGAACCCAACTGCGGCCTGGACAATGTTCATATGTCTTGGGGGCATGATGAGTACCTGTACGCTGCCATGAAGAACTATCTGCCCGAGCCTGCATTGTACATCATTCGTTATCACTCATTTTATGCCCAGCATAAAGAAGAAGCCTACAGCCACTTAATGAATGAGCACGATCATGAGATGTTTAAGTGGGTTAAAACTTTTAATCCTTATGACTTGTATACTAAATCTCCAAAGGCACCAAATGTGGCTGAGCTAAGACCTTATTATGAAGATCTTGCCTCTAAATACCTGCCCGATGTTATTGCTTTTTAA
- a CDS encoding aminodeoxychorismate synthase component I → MKTEAAYEIQREMNVLGAHATPFLFIIDFLMQKPMLYPLHDIAREQILYNFCGQSNAESLPAQNLPPLQFEKFPLNFSQYKKSFNLVMENLRVGNSFLVNLTLPTPIAVNRSLKQIYHQSQARYKLWYQDEFVVFSPETFIKIDNGVVSTYPMKGTIDSSLPGAEQKLLADPKELAEHVTIVDLLRNDLSQFATGVEVKRFRFVEELTTYKGKLLQVSSEVSGKLPANYPSKIGDIIMGMLPAGSVSGAPKPKTLQIIQEAEGYERGYYTGVMGIFDGVKLDSAVMIRYIEQKNGQFIYKSGGGITAQSIGENEYQELIDKVYVPFT, encoded by the coding sequence ATGAAAACTGAAGCTGCATACGAGATACAAAGAGAAATGAATGTGCTGGGAGCTCATGCTACTCCTTTTCTCTTTATCATTGATTTTCTGATGCAGAAACCGATGCTTTACCCCTTACATGATATAGCGAGAGAGCAAATTCTTTATAACTTTTGTGGCCAAAGCAATGCAGAATCATTACCTGCTCAAAACCTGCCTCCACTTCAGTTTGAGAAGTTTCCGCTTAACTTTAGTCAATACAAAAAGTCGTTTAACCTGGTAATGGAAAACCTTCGGGTAGGTAATTCTTTTCTGGTTAACCTTACCTTGCCTACGCCTATCGCGGTTAACAGAAGTTTAAAGCAAATATACCATCAAAGTCAGGCACGATATAAGCTATGGTATCAGGATGAGTTTGTGGTTTTCTCCCCTGAAACTTTTATTAAAATTGATAATGGCGTAGTTAGTACCTACCCCATGAAGGGTACTATTGATAGTAGCCTGCCCGGAGCAGAGCAAAAATTGTTGGCAGACCCCAAAGAGTTGGCTGAGCATGTTACCATTGTAGATTTGTTAAGAAATGACCTTAGCCAGTTTGCTACTGGGGTGGAAGTAAAGCGCTTTCGCTTTGTAGAGGAGCTTACCACTTATAAAGGGAAACTGCTGCAGGTAAGCTCGGAAGTAAGTGGGAAGCTACCAGCCAACTATCCATCAAAAATTGGCGACATTATCATGGGGATGTTACCCGCGGGCTCTGTAAGTGGCGCGCCCAAGCCTAAAACATTGCAGATCATTCAGGAGGCTGAAGGTTACGAAAGAGGCTATTACACTGGTGTAATGGGTATTTTTGATGGCGTTAAACTAGATAGCGCAGTAATGATACGCTATATAGAGCAGAAGAACGGCCAGTTTATATACAAAAGCGGTGGCGGAATTACCGCGCAAAGTATAGGCGAAAACGAATATCAGGAGCTAATAGACAAAGTGTATGTGCCTTTTACTTGA
- a CDS encoding carbon-nitrogen hydrolase family protein: MTKVKACVVQESPVFFDREACLQKIEQLVKKYATEGCKLIVFPESFIPGYPRGFTFGTKIGSRDKAGRQLYAAYHQQALDLSGPDLKRLEALARTHQVYLIIGATEKDPQHASLYCSMLYISPLAGLLGVHRKIKPTGSERIIWSETGGESLISVQTKIGRLGGLICWENYMPLARMAMYQQGVEIYLAPTADARPAWVASMQHIALEGRCFVLACNQYFERSMYPTQYRALVEDDEEVMCRGGSVIISPMGEIMAGPLYDRCGALSAELDLDNIIPSRLDFDVTGHYNRPDIFKLDIQCFPKIIQEEELVKKMNA, encoded by the coding sequence GTGACAAAAGTAAAAGCTTGTGTAGTACAGGAAAGCCCTGTCTTTTTTGACAGGGAAGCCTGCCTCCAAAAAATAGAGCAGCTGGTAAAAAAATACGCTACAGAAGGCTGTAAGCTTATTGTTTTTCCTGAGTCATTTATTCCTGGCTACCCAAGAGGCTTTACTTTTGGCACCAAAATAGGCAGTAGAGATAAAGCTGGCCGGCAGTTATACGCAGCATATCATCAACAAGCCCTTGACCTTTCTGGTCCTGACCTGAAGCGACTTGAAGCGCTGGCTCGCACGCATCAGGTGTACCTGATTATTGGAGCTACCGAAAAAGACCCACAACATGCCAGTCTGTACTGTAGTATGCTATACATATCTCCTTTAGCGGGTTTGCTGGGCGTACACCGAAAGATTAAGCCAACCGGCTCTGAGCGTATTATCTGGAGTGAAACCGGAGGGGAATCATTAATTAGCGTACAGACAAAAATTGGCAGACTTGGCGGACTTATCTGTTGGGAAAACTACATGCCGCTGGCTCGTATGGCTATGTACCAACAGGGAGTAGAGATTTATCTCGCTCCTACCGCCGATGCTCGTCCGGCATGGGTTGCCAGCATGCAGCACATTGCCTTGGAGGGGCGCTGCTTTGTGCTCGCCTGTAATCAGTACTTTGAGAGAAGCATGTACCCAACACAATACCGAGCATTAGTAGAAGATGATGAAGAAGTGATGTGTCGTGGCGGCAGTGTTATTATTTCACCTATGGGAGAGATTATGGCAGGGCCTCTTTACGATCGGTGTGGAGCGCTTTCTGCTGAACTGGATTTGGATAACATTATCCCTTCACGACTGGATTTTGATGTTACTGGCCACTACAACCGTCCGGATATTTTTAAGCTGGATATACAATGCTTCCCTAAGATTATTCAGGAAGAAGAACTAGTAAAGAAAATGAACGCATAA
- a CDS encoding acyl-[acyl-carrier-protein] thioesterase, whose amino-acid sequence MMKKSSSLLYLQSFRIRSYDVDFRRRRPDVLCAFFQEVASEHALQLGVGYKQFDKQHLFWVLSRLLLKVKRMPRWHEQIIIESWAKGTERLFAVRDFLVRSAEGEIIGRASSYWLILNTQNRRPVRPDSFFSHLNFQQDAIEEAIEKLPELRKGKKHIEHARYSDIDHNAHVNNIRYVAWMLNSFSTEHMRQYQLDSLQLNFLTEIKEGDLVEIYKQEEEGMYLINGYRQAEEQPCFSGALKWKQV is encoded by the coding sequence ATGATGAAAAAGTCTTCTTCCTTGCTTTATCTCCAGTCTTTCAGAATTCGTTCCTATGATGTAGACTTTAGGCGAAGGCGCCCTGATGTGCTCTGTGCTTTCTTTCAGGAGGTGGCCAGCGAGCATGCTCTTCAGCTGGGAGTAGGGTATAAGCAGTTTGATAAGCAACATCTGTTTTGGGTACTCTCTCGCCTCTTGCTTAAAGTAAAGCGTATGCCTCGCTGGCATGAGCAAATTATTATAGAAAGCTGGGCTAAAGGAACTGAGCGTTTGTTTGCAGTCAGAGATTTTTTGGTGCGCTCAGCAGAGGGAGAGATAATTGGCAGAGCAAGTTCGTATTGGCTGATACTGAATACGCAAAATAGAAGGCCCGTACGTCCCGATAGCTTTTTTTCTCATCTTAATTTTCAGCAAGATGCTATTGAAGAAGCGATAGAAAAACTACCTGAGCTTCGTAAGGGTAAAAAGCATATAGAACATGCTCGTTATTCAGATATTGATCATAATGCACACGTAAATAATATTCGTTATGTAGCCTGGATGCTCAATAGCTTTTCTACTGAGCATATGCGGCAGTATCAACTAGATAGTTTGCAGTTAAACTTTCTTACTGAGATCAAAGAAGGAGATTTGGTAGAAATTTACAAACAGGAGGAAGAAGGTATGTACTTGATTAATGGTTATCGCCAGGCAGAAGAGCAGCCCTGTTTTAGTGGTGCGCTAAAATGGAAGCAGGTATGA
- a CDS encoding aminotransferase class IV, protein MCLLLETISIENGKVSLLAYHQERLNRSRYELWKTKSILSLEEVLGPILPHYRQGLYKCRLVYGKKVEQVEVLPYQRPQIQSLKKVYHPTVDYHLKYKDRELLAQLYADKGECDDILIIKKGIVTDSYFANILFSDGKHWFTSDQPLLKGVQRQFLLDTARVKAIPIQEDDLSRYQFFTFVNALNPLAEGKKIAVEYIY, encoded by the coding sequence ATGTGCCTTTTACTTGAAACCATTAGCATTGAAAATGGCAAAGTAAGTTTATTAGCTTACCATCAGGAGCGGCTAAACCGAAGCCGGTACGAGCTGTGGAAAACGAAAAGCATACTTAGTTTAGAAGAAGTACTGGGGCCAATACTGCCCCACTATAGGCAGGGGCTTTATAAGTGCCGCCTGGTTTATGGCAAAAAGGTTGAGCAAGTTGAAGTCTTACCTTATCAGCGGCCTCAGATACAAAGCTTAAAAAAAGTTTACCATCCAACCGTTGACTATCATTTAAAATATAAAGATCGGGAATTACTGGCGCAGCTCTATGCTGATAAAGGTGAGTGCGACGATATTCTTATTATCAAAAAAGGTATAGTTACGGATAGTTATTTTGCTAACATTCTTTTCTCCGATGGTAAGCATTGGTTTACCTCTGACCAGCCTCTGCTTAAAGGTGTACAGCGTCAGTTTTTATTGGATACTGCAAGAGTAAAGGCAATTCCTATTCAAGAAGATGATCTGTCCAGATATCAGTTCTTTACCTTTGTAAATGCACTTAACCCACTAGCAGAAGGTAAAAAAATAGCGGTTGAGTATATTTATTAG